From Pseudorca crassidens isolate mPseCra1 chromosome 15, mPseCra1.hap1, whole genome shotgun sequence, one genomic window encodes:
- the LBP gene encoding lipopolysaccharide-binding protein: MGTSAGALSSLLLGILLTSTPGALGANPGLVARITDKGLEYVAQEELVALQSKLHDVTLPDFSGDAKIKYLGNAHYEFHSLNIHSCELLGSALKPLPSHGLHFSISDSFIRVKGKWKVRKRILKLDGSFDVTVKGITISVNLLLGSDPSGRAKVAVSSCSSDIRDVDVHVSGDLGWLLNLFHHQIESKFRRVLESKICKIIQNSVTSDLQPYLQTLPVTMEMDIFAGIDYSLMEAPQATAEILDVMLKGEIFSRDHRSPVAFLAPVMSLPEEHSRMIYFAISNYVFNTASLVYHKVGYLNFSITDDMVPPTSHIRLTTKSFRAFCPRLARLYPNMNLTLQGTMVSAPFLNFSPGNLSSAAQMEIEASVLLPNSVKEPVFRLGVATNVSVMLTFNTSKITGFLKPEKIQVELKESKVGVFNVELLEALLNYYLLSTLYPKVNDKLAEGFPLPLLKRIQLYDPVLQIHKDFLFLGTNVRYLRV; the protein is encoded by the exons ATGGGGACCTCGGCTGGGGCCCTGTCCTCCCTCCTGCTGGGAATACTGCTCACATCCACCCCGGGGGCCCTGGGTGCCAACCCTGGCCTGGTCGCCAGGATCACCGACAAGGGCTTGGAGTATG TGGCCCAAGAAGAGCTGGTGGCTCTGCAGAGTAAACTGCATGATGTCACACTGCCCGACTTCAGCGGGGACGCCAAGATCAAATACCTCGGCAATGCGCACTATGAATTCCACAG CCTGAACATCCACAGCTGTGAGCTGCTCGGCTCTGCTCTGAAGCCCCTCCCCAGCCACGGCCTGCATTTCTCCATCTCCGACTCCTTCATCAGAGTCAAGGGCAAGTGGAAGGTGCGCAAGCGGATACT GAAACTAGATGGCTCCTTTGATGTGACAGTCAAGGGCATCACCATTTCAGTCAATCTTCTCTTGGGCAGCGACCCCTCTGGGAGAGCCAAGGTCGCTGTTTCTAGCTGCAGCAGCGACATCCGTGATGTGGACGTGCACGTGTCGGGAGATTTGGG GTGGCTGCTGAATCTCTTCCACCATCAGATCGAGTCCAAGTTCCGAAGAGTATTGGAGAGCAAG ATTTGCAAAATAATCCAGAACTCGGTGACCTCTGACCTACAGCCTTACCTCCAAACTCTGCCAG TCACCATGGAGATGGACATTTTCGCTGGGATTGATTACAGCTTAATGGAGGCCCCTCAGGCAACAGCGGAAATACTGGACGTGATGCTTAAG GGTGAAATTTTTAGCCGTGATCACCGCTCCCCGGTTGCCTTCCTTGCTCCTGTCATGAGCCTTCCAGAAGAACACAGCCGAATGATCTACTTTGCCATCTCTAATTATGTCTTCAACACCGCCAGCCTAGTTTATCACAAAGTGGGATACCTGAACTTTTCCATCACAGATGACATG GTTCCGCCTACTTCTCACATCCGACTGACCACCAAGTCCTTCCGCGCCTTCTGCCCCCGG TTAGCCAGACTGTACCCCAACATGAACTTAACGCTCCAAGGCACAATGGTCTCTGCCCCGTTCCTGAACTTCAGCCCTGGGAATCTGTCCTCAGCTGCCCAGATGGAGATTGAGGCCTCTGTGCTCCTGCCCAACTCCGTCAAGGAGCCCGTCTTCCGGCTTGGTGTG GCCACTAATGTGTCTGTCATGTTGACCTTCAACACCAGCAAGATCACTGGATTCCTGAAGCCAGAAAA GATACAAGTGGAACTGAAAGAATCTAAAGTTGGAGTATTCAAT GTGGAGCTGTTGGAGGCGCTGCTCAATTACTACCTTCTCAGCACCCTCTACCCCAAGGTCAATG ATAAGTTGGCAGAAGGCTTCCCGCTCCCTCTGCTAAAGCGTATTCAGCTCTATGACCCTGTTCTCCAGATCCACAAG GACTTCCTGTTTTTGGGCACCAACGTCCGGTACCTGAGAGTTTGA